A single region of the bacterium genome encodes:
- a CDS encoding glucose-6-phosphate isomerase family protein, translating to MKTKSREIRLVKDLKDILFDKDWAKSAKDFKVYQVSRGMKYRKDGLRYDQTVIFPKLLGKEYPKTKGHEHPKEYVELIEVLQGQAIFLLQNDQGNKVKDAYFIRAKKGQAIISPRGYSHTTINTSGKILKIGTWIEDVSESDYHNIKRLKGFCYYCTLSGWKKNKNYKRVPKLKEKKPLKSFPKNLDFLNC from the coding sequence ATGAAGACAAAATCAAGGGAAATCCGCCTGGTCAAAGATCTTAAAGATATTCTTTTTGACAAAGACTGGGCCAAATCGGCCAAAGATTTCAAAGTCTATCAGGTCAGCCGAGGAATGAAATACAGAAAAGACGGTTTGAGATACGACCAAACCGTTATTTTCCCAAAGCTCTTGGGGAAGGAATATCCGAAAACCAAAGGCCACGAGCATCCCAAAGAATACGTAGAACTGATCGAAGTTCTGCAGGGGCAAGCAATCTTTCTTCTCCAAAACGATCAAGGAAATAAGGTCAAAGACGCCTATTTTATCAGGGCCAAAAAGGGCCAGGCCATAATCTCGCCCAGGGGTTATTCCCATACCACTATTAATACCTCGGGAAAGATTTTGAAAATCGGCACCTGGATTGAAGACGTTTCCGAAAGCGACTACCATAATATCAAAAGGCTCAAGGGCTTTTGCTACTATTGCACTCTCTCCGGCTGGAAAAAGAACAAAAACTACAAAAGAGTTCCCAAGCTAAAAGAGAAAAAGCCTTTGAAATCATTTCCCAAAAACCTTGATTTTCTAAACTGTTAA
- a CDS encoding ABC transporter substrate-binding protein has protein sequence MSLLLSSAKGRLKRFLENLPSRRQCQKFFEVLSKEEKKYFLAFLVLFAASLVFLSLDFYFKGTEIKPAFGGTFSEGVLGQPRFINPILAAVNDVDRDLTELVFAGLMKYSSQGEIVPDLVETYEIRENDKIWDLTLKKDLVFQDGSSLTADDVIFTIKTIQNPDYKSPLRANWLGIEVERISDLRIRFKLKNSYPAFLETLTLKIMPKKVWEGISPDNFPLAIFNLKPVGSGPYRVAEILQEKSETGRIKSLALDVNPKYYGKIPNIKEIIFVFFEEEKDLAKAAKSKEIQAFILPSLKDKDLLEKKGFLSHAFSLPRYFAVFFNQKSFPPLADKNIRTALNYATNKREIINEVLFGNGRITDSPLLPALFNFAEPKTIFKFSLKKANDILDKTGFKLDPQTQIRQKTVDRKPSFQFKSNLSKGSQGVEVKELQKCLARDSEVYPEGEVTGVFGDKTKQAVIKFQEKYRQEVLAPSNLENGNGEVGLVTRKKLNDWCFGPSQETLQLKFSLLTVDDPTLLKAAEILKNQWAKAGISLDIKSFSFSQLSSEFLKSRNYNSLLFGEVLGLTLDLFPFWHSSQEKDPGLNLALYKNQGADKLLEQARQTFDEDLRKQKLEEFQEILLKDAPAVFLYQPDFLYIALPKINGIKAGIIADPSKRFVDVENWHIKIKRAWK, from the coding sequence ATGTCTCTCCTACTTTCCTCTGCGAAAGGGAGATTAAAAAGGTTTCTCGAAAATCTTCCTTCTAGGAGGCAATGCCAAAAGTTTTTTGAAGTCTTGAGCAAAGAGGAAAAAAAATATTTTCTGGCTTTTTTGGTTTTGTTTGCAGCCTCTCTAGTTTTCTTGTCTCTTGATTTTTACTTTAAGGGCACCGAAATCAAGCCCGCTTTCGGCGGCACTTTTTCCGAAGGGGTCTTAGGCCAGCCGAGGTTCATCAACCCGATCCTGGCGGCAGTCAATGACGTTGATCGCGACCTGACAGAACTGGTTTTTGCCGGACTGATGAAATATTCTTCCCAAGGAGAAATAGTTCCCGACTTGGTTGAAACTTATGAAATAAGGGAGAACGATAAAATCTGGGATCTGACTTTGAAAAAAGATTTAGTTTTCCAGGACGGCTCCTCTCTGACCGCAGACGACGTCATTTTCACCATCAAAACCATCCAAAACCCTGACTACAAAAGCCCTTTGAGGGCGAACTGGCTGGGCATTGAAGTGGAAAGGATTTCCGACTTAAGAATCCGCTTCAAGCTGAAAAACAGCTACCCTGCTTTCCTGGAAACCCTGACTCTAAAAATCATGCCGAAAAAGGTCTGGGAAGGGATTTCTCCGGATAACTTCCCTTTGGCGATCTTCAATCTAAAACCAGTCGGTTCCGGGCCATACCGGGTCGCCGAAATTCTCCAGGAAAAGAGCGAAACCGGCCGGATCAAATCATTAGCTCTAGACGTCAATCCCAAATATTACGGCAAAATCCCGAATATTAAAGAGATTATTTTTGTTTTCTTTGAGGAGGAAAAAGACTTGGCGAAAGCGGCCAAAAGCAAAGAAATCCAGGCTTTCATCCTTCCTTCTCTGAAAGACAAGGACCTTCTGGAGAAAAAAGGGTTTTTAAGCCATGCTTTCAGCCTGCCGAGATACTTTGCTGTTTTCTTTAATCAGAAGAGCTTCCCGCCCCTCGCAGACAAAAACATCAGGACGGCCCTGAATTACGCCACCAACAAAAGAGAGATAATCAATGAAGTTTTGTTCGGCAACGGCCGGATTACCGATTCGCCCCTTCTGCCAGCTCTTTTCAATTTTGCCGAACCGAAGACCATTTTCAAGTTCAGCCTCAAGAAAGCCAACGACATCCTGGACAAAACCGGTTTCAAATTGGATCCTCAAACCCAGATCCGCCAGAAAACAGTCGACAGAAAACCCTCTTTCCAGTTCAAAAGCAACCTTTCCAAGGGATCTCAGGGCGTCGAAGTCAAAGAGCTCCAAAAATGCCTGGCCCGGGACTCTGAAGTTTACCCTGAAGGAGAAGTTACCGGCGTCTTTGGCGACAAAACCAAGCAGGCTGTCATCAAGTTCCAGGAAAAATACCGTCAGGAGGTTCTTGCCCCTTCCAATCTTGAAAACGGCAACGGTGAAGTCGGCTTGGTGACGCGGAAAAAGCTGAATGACTGGTGTTTCGGCCCGAGCCAGGAAACTCTCCAGCTGAAATTCTCTTTGCTGACCGTTGACGACCCGACTCTTCTGAAAGCTGCGGAAATTCTTAAAAACCAATGGGCCAAAGCCGGAATCAGCCTGGATATAAAAAGCTTCAGTTTTTCCCAGCTGAGTTCCGAATTCTTGAAATCAAGGAATTATAACAGCCTTTTGTTCGGCGAGGTCCTCGGGCTGACTCTTGACCTTTTCCCTTTTTGGCATTCTTCCCAGGAAAAAGACCCCGGTTTGAACCTTGCCCTTTACAAAAACCAGGGCGCTGACAAACTTCTCGAGCAGGCCCGCCAGACTTTTGACGAAGATTTGAGAAAACAAAAACTGGAAGAATTCCAGGAAATCCTGCTCAAAGACGCGCCCGCCGTCTTCCTTTACCAGCCGGATTTTCTTTACATAGCTTTGCCAAAAATCAACGGAATCAAAGCAGGCATAATCGCCGATCCCTCAAAAAGGTTTGTCGACGTTGAAAATTGGCATATAAAGATAAAAAGGGCATGGAAATGA